A region from the Symphalangus syndactylus isolate Jambi chromosome 2, NHGRI_mSymSyn1-v2.1_pri, whole genome shotgun sequence genome encodes:
- the SF3B5 gene encoding splicing factor 3B subunit 5 produces MTDRYTIHSQLEHLQSKYIGTGHADTTKWEWLVNQHRDSYCSYMGHFDLLNYFAIAENESKARVRFNLMEKMLQPCGPPADKPEEN; encoded by the coding sequence ATGACTGACCGCTACACCATCCATAGCCAGCTGGAGCACCTGCAGTCCAAGTACATCGGCACGGGCCACGCCGACACCACCAAATGGGAGTGGCTGGTGAACCAACACCGCGACTCGTACTGCTCCTACATGGGCCACTTCGACCTTCTCAACTACTTCGCCATTGCGGAGAATGAGAGCAAAGCACGAGTCCGCTTCAACTTGATGGAGAAGATGCTTCAGCCTTGTGGACCGCCAGCCGACAAGCCCGAGGAGAACTGA